One genomic segment of Fusobacterium varium includes these proteins:
- a CDS encoding DNA replication/repair protein RecF, protein MEILEVNYVNFRNLQDGNTKVFPKLNLFFGKNGQGKTSLLEALYFGATGKSFRTTKSSETMKYGAKRTGVFLIYRDNIGEKTLTVKFNDENKKEYSYNGKKAPYDEFYGKLNIVTYIPEDIILITGSPSVRRSFFDGEIAQTSSEYFQELKNFNKILKIRNKYLKEKKYREPEFLIYQEEFIKYGARVIEKRLEYVKKISIILNLNYRKLFDDKKELSLQYQCHLGNIKKMSLEEIESCLRRRIEEKFQQEIRYGFSLSGPQKDDFLFFLNGYEAKSTASQGEKKSIIFSLKLSEIDMVIREKKESPVLIIDDISSYFDSNRKESILNYLEKRNIQVFISSTGDLGIDSKNFHVEKGEIVYDGISQCRNDDR, encoded by the coding sequence TTGGAAATATTAGAAGTGAATTATGTCAATTTCAGAAATCTCCAAGATGGAAATACAAAAGTTTTTCCTAAATTAAATCTTTTTTTTGGAAAAAATGGACAGGGGAAAACAAGTTTATTAGAAGCTTTATATTTTGGAGCAACTGGAAAGAGCTTCAGGACAACAAAGAGCAGTGAAACAATGAAGTATGGAGCTAAAAGAACAGGGGTTTTTTTAATTTATAGAGATAATATTGGTGAAAAAACTCTTACAGTTAAGTTTAATGATGAGAATAAAAAAGAGTATAGTTATAATGGTAAAAAAGCTCCATATGATGAATTTTATGGCAAGTTAAACATAGTTACATATATTCCAGAGGATATTATTTTAATAACAGGTTCTCCCTCAGTTAGAAGAAGTTTTTTTGATGGCGAGATAGCTCAAACAAGTAGTGAATATTTTCAAGAGTTAAAAAATTTTAATAAGATATTAAAGATTAGAAATAAGTATTTAAAGGAAAAAAAATACAGAGAACCAGAGTTTTTAATCTATCAAGAGGAGTTTATTAAGTATGGTGCTAGGGTAATTGAGAAAAGATTGGAATATGTAAAGAAGATCTCAATTATTCTAAATCTAAATTATCGTAAACTCTTTGATGATAAAAAAGAGTTAAGTCTTCAATATCAATGTCACCTTGGAAATATAAAGAAAATGAGTTTAGAGGAAATAGAGAGTTGTTTAAGAAGAAGAATAGAGGAGAAGTTTCAGCAGGAGATCAGATATGGATTTTCTCTGTCAGGACCTCAGAAAGATGATTTTCTTTTCTTTTTAAATGGATATGAAGCTAAATCTACTGCTTCTCAAGGGGAGAAGAAATCTATTATATTTTCATTAAAATTATCAGAGATAGATATGGTAATTAGGGAGAAAAAAGAGAGCCCTGTGCTTATAATAGATGATATCTCTTCATATTTTGACTCAAATAGAAAAGAGAGTATATTGAACTATTTAGAAAAGAGAAATATACAGGTATTTATTAGTTCTACAGGAGATCTTGGAATTGATTCAAAAAACTTTCATGTGGAGAAAGGTGAAATAGTATATGATGGAATTAGCCAATGTAGGAATGATGATAGATAG
- the yaaA gene encoding S4 domain-containing protein YaaA, with protein sequence MEEIKISTEFIKLDQFLKWTGVCDTGVDAKFLIIDGNVKVNGEVETRRGKKLYPGDKVEVEDRSFIVK encoded by the coding sequence ATGGAAGAGATAAAAATATCTACAGAGTTTATAAAGTTAGATCAATTTTTAAAGTGGACTGGAGTATGTGATACTGGAGTAGATGCAAAGTTTTTAATAATAGATGGAAATGTAAAAGTTAATGGAGAGGTAGAAACTAGAAGAGGAAAAAAACTTTATCCAGGAGATAAAGTAGAGGTAGAAGATAGAAGTTTTATCGTTAAGTAA
- a CDS encoding replication initiator protein A → MKKEEKLEDDIDILDSYQISQSGSLVEDIKNVEIKLSSVPDIEVREVVIKETGNFLNLKENVINIPVEMIVFPFFTPQKQNKRVNFQYSFEDLGVTMYCTLVAKDNSDKVFQPSTFEEKIYTYLISMYEVKREIDDSDEYIEFEISDFIVSFLGNKMNRTYYTKVEQALKNLKNTEYQFIVSNHTKLGKYKFEDEEFKLLTYQKLKKGKKIYYRVTLNKNIRQKIKDKRYIKYNSRSLLEILTKDPIAGRIYKYISKIRYESMDGRINVRTLAAIIPLKTEQITERKNKNGEVKQYILCRLKQVLKRIEKAFDVLVEMGYILKYDSEYIKEEDNYYINYVFNKDKDGECHVSSFIENKSSKKVLAIPVERNLEIEEAEVVEVIKEAKKVTKNTKKSTSKAKDNVVELPDSVIEKVQKAKRNIYVQRAWDKRTDTKIKKIFREDGEALAIEVLNILYKNLNGNIKTTLVQYINGVLKNISLDENANNKQNLTLFNNIVKEKGLKSKKKINQARRGVKKPVINSIKDIISGTDISKDLMTEFNEYDEFEKLKIEEQALKLCSQEEGIDVNFLLTMKAKSKNIYLNTIKRYIERVIKEG, encoded by the coding sequence ATGAAGAAAGAGGAAAAGTTAGAAGATGATATTGATATATTAGATAGCTATCAAATCTCTCAAAGTGGATCTTTAGTAGAAGATATTAAAAATGTTGAAATTAAATTAAGTTCTGTTCCTGATATTGAAGTGAGAGAAGTTGTAATAAAAGAAACTGGAAACTTTTTAAATTTGAAAGAAAATGTGATAAATATCCCAGTAGAAATGATAGTTTTCCCATTTTTTACACCTCAAAAACAGAATAAAAGAGTTAACTTTCAATACTCCTTTGAAGATTTAGGAGTTACAATGTATTGTACCTTAGTTGCTAAAGATAATAGTGACAAGGTATTTCAACCTTCAACTTTTGAAGAGAAGATATATACATATCTGATTTCAATGTATGAGGTAAAAAGAGAGATTGATGATTCAGATGAGTATATAGAGTTTGAGATTTCAGATTTTATAGTTAGCTTTTTAGGTAATAAGATGAATAGAACTTATTACACAAAGGTTGAACAAGCCTTAAAAAATCTTAAAAATACTGAGTATCAATTTATTGTATCAAATCATACAAAGCTTGGAAAATATAAATTTGAAGATGAGGAGTTTAAACTTTTAACATATCAAAAATTGAAAAAGGGTAAAAAGATCTATTATAGGGTTACTCTAAATAAAAATATTAGACAAAAGATAAAGGATAAGAGATATATTAAGTATAATTCAAGATCACTTTTGGAGATATTGACAAAGGATCCAATAGCTGGAAGAATTTATAAGTATATTAGTAAAATTAGATATGAGAGCATGGATGGAAGGATAAATGTTCGTACACTTGCAGCTATAATACCCTTAAAAACAGAACAAATTACAGAAAGAAAAAATAAAAATGGAGAGGTTAAGCAGTATATTTTATGTAGATTAAAACAAGTTTTAAAAAGAATAGAAAAAGCTTTTGATGTACTTGTTGAGATGGGATATATTTTGAAGTATGATTCAGAGTATATCAAGGAAGAGGATAATTATTATATAAATTATGTCTTTAACAAGGATAAAGATGGAGAGTGTCACGTTTCATCATTTATTGAAAATAAGAGCAGTAAAAAAGTTTTAGCAATTCCTGTTGAAAGAAACCTTGAAATTGAAGAAGCTGAAGTAGTCGAGGTTATAAAAGAGGCTAAGAAAGTTACTAAAAATACTAAAAAATCTACTTCTAAAGCAAAAGATAATGTTGTTGAACTTCCAGATAGTGTTATAGAGAAGGTACAAAAAGCTAAGAGAAATATCTATGTTCAAAGAGCTTGGGATAAGAGAACAGATACTAAGATTAAAAAGATATTTAGAGAGGATGGAGAAGCATTAGCAATAGAGGTATTAAATATTCTATATAAGAATTTAAATGGAAATATAAAGACAACTTTAGTTCAATATATAAATGGGGTTTTAAAAAATATATCTTTAGATGAAAATGCAAATAATAAGCAAAATCTAACTTTATTTAATAATATAGTTAAAGAGAAGGGATTAAAGAGCAAGAAGAAGATAAATCAAGCTAGAAGAGGTGTAAAGAAGCCAGTAATAAACAGTATAAAGGATATTATTTCTGGAACAGATATTTCAAAAGATCTTATGACAGAGTTTAATGAGTATGATGAGTTTGAAAAACTAAAGATAGAAGAGCAAGCTTTAAAGCTTTGTTCACAAGAAGAGGGAATAGATGTTAATTTCCTACTTACAATGAAAGCAAAATCTAAAAATATCTATTTAAATACAATAAAAAGATATATTGAAAGAGTAATAAAAGAAGGATAA